The following coding sequences are from one Acidobacteriota bacterium window:
- the rpmC gene encoding 50S ribosomal protein L29: MKRKEQLDQLREMTLEELNDQADALKESLFRLKFRKSLGVGETISDIRREKRTLARVHTMIAERSKGEKAAEA, translated from the coding sequence ATGAAGCGGAAAGAACAGTTGGACCAGCTTCGGGAAATGACTCTCGAAGAATTGAACGATCAGGCAGATGCCCTTAAGGAATCGCTTTTTCGCCTCAAGTTTCGCAAATCGCTCGGCGTTGGTGAGACCATCAGCGACATCCGGCGAGAGAAGCGTACGCTTGCCCGCGTTCACACAATGATCGCGGAAAGGTCGAAAGGGGAAAAAGCGGCAGAGGCTTAA
- the rpsN gene encoding 30S ribosomal protein S14, whose protein sequence is MAKISKVVMNEKRKRRVALWADRRADAKRIINDPKSTPEQVDAAVVLLQKMPRDASPVRVRNRCSQTGRPRGFLRKFGVSRVALRDLAREGQIPGVVKSSW, encoded by the coding sequence ATGGCAAAGATCAGTAAAGTCGTAATGAACGAAAAGCGGAAGCGTCGCGTCGCCCTTTGGGCCGATCGTCGTGCCGATGCAAAGCGGATCATCAATGATCCGAAGTCGACGCCCGAGCAGGTCGATGCGGCCGTGGTTCTGCTGCAAAAGATGCCGCGTGATGCGAGCCCCGTCCGGGTCCGCAACCGCTGTTCGCAGACGGGCCGCCCGCGCGGATTCCTGCGGAAGTTTGGCGTCTCGCGTGTTGCTCTGCGTGACCTTGCTCGTGAGGGACAGATCCCTGGCGTGGTCAAGTCAAGCTGGTAG
- the rplE gene encoding 50S ribosomal protein L5 yields MARLKDKYRKEIAPALAKEFGIENPMAIPKIEKIVVNMGLGEASANAKILDVAAEELKTITGQKPVVTKAKKSIAAFKLRQGMNIGTMVTLRGDRMYEFLDRLISVALPRVRDFRGISGKAFDGRGNYTLGVREQLIFPEIDFNKVDKTRGMNISIVTTAGNDEQARSLLKMMGMPFRQ; encoded by the coding sequence ATGGCAAGACTTAAAGATAAGTACAGAAAAGAGATCGCACCGGCTCTCGCCAAAGAGTTTGGCATCGAGAACCCGATGGCGATCCCGAAGATCGAAAAGATCGTCGTTAATATGGGCCTCGGCGAAGCAAGTGCGAACGCCAAGATCCTTGACGTAGCGGCCGAAGAGCTGAAGACGATCACCGGCCAAAAGCCCGTGGTCACCAAGGCGAAGAAGTCGATCGCAGCTTTCAAGCTCCGGCAGGGAATGAATATCGGAACGATGGTAACGCTTCGCGGCGACCGGATGTACGAATTCCTCGACCGCCTGATCTCAGTGGCACTTCCGCGTGTCCGCGACTTTCGCGGTATCTCGGGAAAGGCGTTCGATGGCCGCGGCAACTACACGCTCGGCGTTCGCGAACAGCTTATTTTCCCCGAGATCGATTTCAACAAGGTCGATAAGACGCGAGGAATGAACATCTCGATCGTCACGACCGCAGGCAACGACGAGCAGGCAAGGTCGCTGCTCAAGATGATGGGAATGCCCTTTAGGCAGTAA
- the rplN gene encoding 50S ribosomal protein L14 — translation MIQMQTSLTVADNSGAKRVEMIAPIGGSTSKIARLGDKIKVTVKEASPDGTAKKGKVYNAVIVRTRKEVRRKDGTYIRFDENAAVLIKDDGSPVGTRVFGPVARELREKNFMKIVSLAPEVI, via the coding sequence ATGATTCAGATGCAGACCTCTTTGACGGTCGCAGACAATTCGGGAGCCAAGCGGGTCGAGATGATCGCCCCGATCGGCGGTTCGACCTCAAAGATCGCCCGCCTCGGCGACAAGATCAAGGTCACCGTCAAGGAAGCTTCACCGGATGGAACGGCAAAGAAGGGAAAGGTTTACAACGCGGTGATCGTCCGCACGCGAAAAGAGGTCCGCCGCAAGGATGGAACCTACATCCGCTTCGATGAGAATGCGGCCGTGCTTATCAAGGACGACGGCAGCCCGGTCGGAACGCGTGTTTTCGGCCCTGTAGCCCGCGAGCTTCGTGAAAAGAACTTCATGAAGATCGTCAGCCTCGCTCCGGAGGTGATATAG
- the rpsH gene encoding 30S ribosomal protein S8, with protein sequence MTDPIADMLTRVRNAIAANHNRVDIPGSKLKLEVARILKEEGYINNFTTKGEGTKYVIRIFLRYDTKGTSSITHLSRVSTPGRRVYVGAGDIPKVLGGYGINIISTSRGLMSGKRARSEKVGGEILAEVY encoded by the coding sequence ATGACCGATCCAATAGCCGATATGCTTACCCGAGTCCGCAATGCCATCGCGGCCAACCATAACCGCGTTGACATACCGGGCTCGAAGTTAAAGCTCGAAGTTGCCCGTATCCTCAAAGAGGAAGGTTATATCAACAATTTCACGACGAAGGGCGAAGGCACGAAATATGTGATCCGTATATTCCTTCGTTACGATACAAAGGGCACTTCGTCGATCACGCATCTTTCGCGTGTCTCAACGCCGGGCCGCCGCGTTTACGTCGGTGCAGGCGATATCCCGAAAGTGCTCGGCGGTTATGGCATCAACATCATCTCCACATCGCGTGGGTTGATGAGCGGCAAACGCGCCCGTAGCGAAAAGGTCGGAGGCGAGATCCTCGCTGAAGTTTATTAG
- the rplX gene encoding 50S ribosomal protein L24, with product MKPERTGTVKSRIKRGDQVVFIAGKEFNRYDSAGKRQPFRGRVIAVDARRGKVKVEGAMLVKRHRKPVPQMNQQGGIIEQEAWVDLSNVAAIDPETGKPTRIKIEERDGKRVRVAKSGKVIPEPNVFGKKEVKKDKTEEEEAAE from the coding sequence ATGAAACCGGAAAGAACAGGTACCGTTAAAAGCAGGATCAAGCGTGGCGACCAGGTGGTCTTCATCGCCGGCAAGGAATTTAACCGCTACGACAGTGCAGGAAAGCGGCAGCCGTTTCGCGGCCGCGTTATCGCCGTCGATGCCCGCCGCGGCAAGGTCAAGGTCGAAGGCGCAATGCTCGTCAAGCGTCACCGCAAGCCGGTCCCGCAGATGAACCAGCAGGGTGGCATCATCGAGCAGGAAGCTTGGGTCGATCTATCGAACGTGGCTGCAATTGATCCCGAGACTGGAAAGCCGACCAGGATCAAGATCGAAGAGCGTGACGGCAAGCGGGTCCGCGTCGCCAAGAGCGGCAAGGTGATCCCGGAGCCGAACGTCTTCGGCAAGAAAGAGGTCAAGAAGGACAAGACCGAGGAAGAAGAAGCAGCCGAATAG
- the rplP gene encoding 50S ribosomal protein L16, whose amino-acid sequence MLMPKKVKFRRVQKGRNRGKAHRGDNLDFGEFGLRTLEAGWITDRQIEAARIAMTRHVKRGGKIWIRMFPDKPVTKKPAETRMGKGKGAPDHWVAVVRPGRILYEIQGVPEALAREAMQLAAQKLPVKTKFVTRADLEGGIV is encoded by the coding sequence ATGTTGATGCCGAAAAAGGTCAAGTTCAGGCGGGTCCAAAAGGGCCGGAACCGCGGTAAAGCACACCGTGGCGATAACCTCGATTTCGGGGAATTCGGGCTCCGCACCCTTGAGGCCGGCTGGATCACCGATCGACAAATCGAAGCGGCACGTATCGCGATGACGCGTCACGTAAAGCGCGGCGGAAAGATCTGGATCCGGATGTTCCCGGACAAACCGGTCACCAAGAAGCCGGCTGAAACGCGTATGGGTAAAGGTAAAGGAGCACCGGATCATTGGGTCGCGGTCGTGCGGCCCGGACGCATCCTTTATGAGATCCAGGGTGTTCCGGAAGCTCTCGCCCGCGAGGCGATGCAGCTTGCCGCACAGAAGCTTCCGGTGAAGACGAAATTCGTCACCCGAGCTGACCTCGAAGGAGGTATTGTCTAG
- the rpsQ gene encoding 30S ribosomal protein S17: MANKNTEEIEDAVEPTEETAAVEEPAAENAAEASAETTETAEAAPIEAPAESIAAEPKAPAGDDTAKVERVHKRAEKIGVVSSDKMTKTVVVRVDRLVKHPIYRKYIRKRKKFMAHDDFGARIGDKVRIVETRPLSARKRWRVVEIIQKAEI; the protein is encoded by the coding sequence ATGGCTAACAAGAATACAGAAGAGATCGAAGACGCGGTGGAACCGACAGAAGAGACGGCGGCAGTAGAAGAGCCCGCGGCAGAGAATGCCGCTGAGGCCTCGGCGGAGACCACAGAAACCGCTGAAGCTGCACCGATCGAGGCTCCGGCGGAAAGCATTGCGGCCGAGCCGAAAGCTCCGGCCGGCGATGACACCGCCAAGGTCGAACGCGTGCACAAGCGTGCGGAAAAGATCGGCGTCGTTTCCTCGGACAAGATGACCAAGACGGTCGTCGTTCGTGTGGACCGGCTCGTCAAGCACCCGATCTATCGAAAGTACATTCGCAAGCGTAAGAAATTTATGGCCCATGACGATTTCGGTGCCCGCATCGGCGACAAGGTCCGGATCGTCGAGACCCGACCGCTTTCGGCACGCAAGCGTTGGCGCGTTGTTGAGATCATTCAAAAGGCTGAGATCTAA